The DNA window AGCACCTCGGCGGGTATCCCGCTTTCCAGCAAAAGCTGGCGCAGCTCAGTCGCGGAAAGCTCGTCAATGCTCTCAGGTTCGGCGACTGGTTGGGGCTGAACCTGGGGGGCAGTGTCAGCGCCGGTTCGGCGAATCAGTTCTTCGTACGCCAGCAATAGCTGATCATCGGTCAGACCTTCAAGCTGGGTTGGCTGGACGCCGATTCTTAAAAATAAATCGCGGACTTTTTCGGCCGTAATTCGGCCTTCAATCCGAATATCTCCGAGCGCGGCCGGTGAGCCGGGCAGAGCAGAGTCCTGCTCGGCCGGAATAGTTAACGTCAGCAAATCCGAGCAATTCCGCTCAAACGCGCAGTTCGGATTCAAATTCCGCTCAATTTCATCTTTGTCTGTAACTCCGTCCGAATCAGTGTCCGGTAAATACGGACTTGTGCTGTAAATGTAGAGTTCGGCGTAGTCAGACAGGCCGTCTTCGTCAGTGTCAATCGCGGCCAGCGCCTCCTGCTCCGGCGTCAGACTATTCGGATCAACCTCGGTTAAAGCCACGGCTCTAGAACTCTGGTTTGGAGAGGAAATTTGATTTTGGAAATAAAAAAAGCCAAAGACAAGAGCCACTATTCCAATGCCAAGCGTTGACCAGGCCAGCACCCGCTCGGCCTTGCGGTCGTCGGCAAAAACATCTTTGACTTGCTTGCGAATTGACTCGCCGCTCGGTTGTCGATGACGGATAATTTCGGTGCTGCCGCCGGCCACATCCTGGTACACTTCTTGGAGCACCTGCATACCCTCATCAATTTTTTTGTTATCTGCCATTCGGCTTGAAATTGCGAGCGTTAAAAAGAAAACTTGTCTAAGCCAAAAAAATGGCTCAGTGTTCAAGAAAACCGGAGCGCTTTTCAGCCGCTCGCCTGATATAAAAAATACCGATTAATGTTATCAACAATTACCCTTTCGAATGGGTTTATTATAACAGAAAATCGGCGTTAAACCAAACTAATTTTGAACTACTTACTCCGATATTTTTTTACTCTTTTGGCAAGCTCAATCCACTCACCAACTTCCAGTTCTTGAGCTCGAACCGAAGGCTCCAGACCGACCGCCGCCAGCGCTTCAGCCACCTGTTCCTGGGGTAAATGCAGCCCGTTTTGGAGATTGTTTTTAAGCTGCTTTCGTCGGGCTGAAAAACCAATTTTC is part of the Candidatus Saccharimonadales bacterium genome and encodes:
- a CDS encoding rRNA adenine N-6-methyltransferase family protein, which gives rise to VPAESFWPSPKVDSTLIHISGIKSQEQLSQSFKNLELKEFWQIAKIGFSARRKQLKNNLQNGLHLPQEQVAEALAAVGLEPSVRAQELEVGEWIELAKRVKKYRSK